A single Salmo salar chromosome ssa19, Ssal_v3.1, whole genome shotgun sequence DNA region contains:
- the kiaa1217 gene encoding sickle tail protein homolog isoform X14, with amino-acid sequence MLSSLHSELDIQRYLLKIQFLHTSRSPKHGLSSSSVGDQAEHLSLASLESLDTMSEADAPTTFTRGSRSRASLPVVRSTNQTRDRSLGVLYLQYGEETKQIRMPNEITSGDTIRALFVSAFPQQLTMKMLESPSVAVYVKDDMRNMYYELTDVRNITDHSCLKVYHKDPAQAFSHGPRPTNGDARMHREVMYGSRDGQHPPMRQLSMGPPPHHPMQGSLSPPTAHSLPPSPSRIPFGPRPGSMPGTATMPRERISNATPPARSESPCPSAILERRDVKPDEDLSAMSPSLLRGGEGLYADPYLLLNEGRMGHGLAHGGHPPAGDIVDHGSLAGYHRVSIRSTGSYSGPSPTEAMEQPSLYRQKSRKYGDSQLPTLGSKTPPPSPHRMAEVRMIDIHGAPPPPSGIPQERSSPVRQSFRKEEVVKSRSSMASPVVPDLQGGHGPIPPANDPQTRERMKAMEQQIASLTGLVQHALLKSPNTSGTNEALSERPMKTSRQASPVQSAHSAGGSLILAPKSAALPSESGSTPALPGSAPFQANLFQFKKNVSDLRLQLHQMRQLQLQNQEALCVQLKRAEQEISVKLVEAMKRLEDPVQRQRALVEEDRHKYLGLEERVFNQLGELEHYVDTLKRETSSAGVHRAVTLKHVEEGAVSLRRVGESLAGLRGEFPPLQTRMRSVLRVEVEAVKFLKEEPHKLDSMLKRVKSLTETLSSLRRCATTSIESSPATTTMVDPDPPAEPSASPSALPKPQLSSIRSEVVMPSCPMVIHHVQSAPVHIQQSQQSAALLVQPSPPTTPTHSQGRDSPSSAKGSTGTASSSNSNPSSQGGSPAQQKKTPAANAAANQELPTQAPVNNSSNGTGNFFIEEIHTKSSKSKNRAMSIKAAEKEWEERRQNMGHYDGREFERILDEAQANMMKGIPCLEVPSEGEASTVIPAALEDQVDSPKTVAPTTEETPPEPSSDKPAIAKPAGPEKLPKPVLEKPTTKPTTPSDKVGKVSLEASKSPPPPPPRKTFPTSSSGMTTTRSGEVVYTSRNESASGQEEEEAEVPVPAAQRKPTKIPPETTPSTPAPVAVSATHQEEEEDDEGDKIMAELQVFQKCTVKDVGVKSSVVETHPTRVEPQIRELRPEDLLPLKEKKQSSENTREDKDPNTDENGNTTPLRQSPGVIYYVTGQISKEQPPPLAPVEEAPECRDNPTLSPSQVLNVNANDNSPSQQPQQPQPKPQQLGPPISPKPLFLNCPSPLSQKQVVSSESLKTSPGMVEGVLKHPTANTVDKPQISTVKRLESSVVQESSISLSKSVVLPAALPKVSPPITITEAPKAVVSPTEKALSEATNQPRDQPRPKYEEMEEEAFLSPDLPGEEGPPPPDNIAFMITNTKVQALSCGEYQELVNAKRGIQTVTVGGGPGNRDMTHTTPGSDGGSSVGSQDDSFNNKKPVIIIFDEPMDIRSAYKRLSTVFECEEELESMLAAERIDEEDEESEETWGSSGGLQVKVRPEGGERAAGPMAVKAPSGALCSSSSSLSHSSSSSAELTESSSEGKTDGKKKFKFKFPKKQLAALSQAIRTGTKTGKKTLQVVVYEDEEESDGTVRQHKEAKRFEIQSRSKQSVLPPDMSPKAQAPAVVKREHSDSQGRTDEIRKSTYKTLDSLEQTIKQLETTISEMGPARPHQEEPVRSAASVEPQAGCVSNGESGGLKRSLSLPSKSSLPKVPQPNKPSSLRKKTKPQLLPRPAALPTATITPSQQNATSVASPTSRMPVPMSAKSRQSPGTTTDKAGKQQKLQDSAQRQFRQANGSAKRAGEGHKTTSPTIPASKIPAFYPSSAKGSSSQSAPNSDATNPINLFPSSNSSSSFPHTTKSSIPSPYAPRHPGSALPTSSHIPSLSNGSSLKLPKPSHTGKALSFSSQTQNGRAPSSSFSSSSPSPLSPTPLGPGVKSIRTIHTPSFTSYRPQNGSSGKSCIPTATAAKDST; translated from the exons ATGCACAGAGAGGTGATGTATGGCAGCAGAGATGGCCAGCACCCCCCAATGCGACAGCTCTCCATGGGCCCCCCTCCACACCACCCCATGCAGGGCTCCCTGTCCCCACCCACGGCCCACTCCCTGCCCCCCTCGCCCTCCCGGATCCCCTTCGGCCCGCGCCCGGGGTCCATGCCCGGCACTGCCACCATGCCACGGGAGCGCATCTCCAACGCCACCCCTCCCGCACGATCCGAGTCCCCCTGCCCCAGCGCCATCCTGGAGAGGCGGGACGTCAAGCCCGACGAGGACCTGAGTGCTATGAGTCCCAGCCTattgaggggtggagaggggctgTATGCCGACCCATACTTGCTCCTCAACGAGGGGAGGATGGGCCACGGCCTTGCCCATGGAGGGCACCCTCCTGCTGGGGACATTGTGGACCATGGCAGCCTGGCTGGATACCACCGTGTCTCTATCCGCTCCACAGGCTCCTACAGCGGGCCCAGCCCCACCGAGGCCATGGAACAACCGTCACTCTACCGCCAGAAGTCCAGGAAGTACGGAGACAGCCAGCTGCCTACGCTGGGCTCCAAGACCCCACCCCCCTCACCCCACAGGATGGCAGAGGTGAGGATGATTGACATCCACGGGGCGCCACCCCCTCCCAGCGGCATTCCCCAAGAGCGCTCCTCGCCCGTTCGCCAGTCCTTCAGGAAGGAGGAAGTGGTGAAAAGCAGAAGCAGCATGGCGTCTCCAGTTGTCCCAGACCTCCAGGGTGGTCACGGCCCTATCCCGCCAGCCAACGACCCCCAGACACG AGAGCGAATGAAGGCTATGGAGCAACAGATTGCCAGCTTGACTGGTCTTGTTCAGCATGCACTTTTAAAGTCCCCAAACACTAGTGGCACCAACGAGGCTCTCAG cgaacGACCCATGAAGACATCAAGACAAGCGTCTCCGGTTCAGAGTGCACACAGTGCAG GAGGTTCCCTTATCCTAGCACCCAAAAGTGCCGCACTCCCCTCTGAGAGTGGCTCCACCCCTGCACTACCAGGCTCTGCCCCCTTTCAGGCCAACCTGTTCCAGTTCAAGAAGAATGTCTCGGACCTTCGGCTGCAGCTCCATCAGATGAGACAGCTGCAG ctCCAGAACCAGGAGGCTCTATGTGTGCAGCTGAAGCGGGCTGAGCAGGAGATCAGTGTAAAGCTGGTGGAGGCAATGAAACGTCTGGAAGACCCAGTCCAGAGACAGAGAGCCCTGGTGGAGGAGGACAGACACAAGTACCTGGGCTTGGAGGAGAGGGTATTCAACCAGCTAGG ggaactGGAGCATTATGTGGACACTCTGAAGAGGGAGACCAGCTCGGCGGGGGTTCACAGAGCTGTGACACTGAAGCATGTGGAAGAGGGGGCTGTTAGCCTCAGGAGAGTGGGAGAATCTCTGGCAGGACTCAGAG GGGAGTTCCCGCCGCTGCAGACCAGGATGCGTTCGGTCCtgagggtggaggtggaggcaGTTAAGTTCCTCAAGGAGGAGCCCCACAAActggacagcatgctgaagaGAGTCAAGAGCCTCACGGAGACTCTCAGCAGCCTGAGGAG ATGTGCTACAACCTCAATAGAGAGCAGCccagccaccaccaccatggtggACCCCGACCCCCCAGCGGAGCCTTCAGCCTCCCCCTCGGCTCTGCCCAAACCCCAGCTCTCCTCCATCAGGTCCGAGGTGGTAATGCCCTCCTGCCCCATGGTCATCCACCACGTCCAGAGTGCTCCGGTCCATATTCAGCAGTCCCAGCAGTCTGCAGCCCTGCTGGTCCAGCCCAGTCCCCCCACAACCCCCACCCACAGCCAGGGCCGGGACTCCCCAAGCTCAGCCAAGGGCTCCACAGGCACCGCCTCGTCCTCCAACTCCAACCCCTCCAGCCAGGGGGGAAGCCCTGCCCAGCAAAAGAAGACCCCTGCTGCCAATGCTGCTGCCAACCAAGAGCTGCCCACCCAGGCTCCGGTCAATAACAGCAGCAATGGGACAGGGAACTTCTTCATCGAGGAGATTCACACCAAGAGCAGCAAGAGCAAAAACAGGGCCATGTCTATAAAG GCAGCAGAGAAGGAGTGGGAGGAGCGGAGGCAGAACATGGGCCACTATGATGGGAGGGAGTTTGAGAGGATCCTGGATGAGGCCCAGGCCAACATGATGAAGGGCATCCCCTGTCTGGAGGTGCCGAGCGAGGGGGAGGCCTCTACAGTGATCCCTGCTGCCCTGGAGGACCAAGTGGATTCCCCCAAGACTGTGGCGCCAACCACAG AAGAGACTCCGCCTGAGCCCAGCTCAGACAAACCAGCCATAGCCAAGCCTGCTGGtcctgagaaactccccaagcCGGTACTAGAGAAGCCCACCACCAAGCCCACCACCCCTTCAGACAAAGTGGGCAAAGTCAGCTTGGAGGCCAGCAagtcacctccccctcctccgccCAGAAAGACCTTCCCCACCTCCAGCTCTGGAATGACCACCACTCGGTCTGGAGAGGTGGTCTACACCAGCAGGAATGAGTCTGCCTCGGGACAG gaggaagaggaggctgaggTCCCAGTCCCAGCTGCCCAGCGCAAACCCACCAAGATCCCCCCAGAGACCACACCCTCCACCCCTGCCCCCGTTGCTGTCTCAGCCAcccaccaggaggaggaggaggacgacgaGGGGGACAAAATCATGGCAGAGCTCCAG GTGTTCCAGAAGTGCACAGTTAAGGATGTAGGGGTGAAAAGTAGTGTGGTAGAGACACACCCTACTCGAGTTGAGCCCCAGATCAGAGAGCTAAGACCCGAGGACTTATTGCCCCTCAAAGAGAAAAAG CAGAGCTCTGAGAACACCCGTGAGGACAAAGATCCCAACACGGATGAAAACGGAAACACCACCCCTCTTCGTCAGAGCCCTGGG GTCATATACTACGTAACTGGGCAGATCTCCAAAGAGCAGCCACCACCCCTGGCCCCAGTGGAGGAGGCTCCTGAATGCAGAGACAACCCAACACTGTCCCCCTCACAGGTGTTAAATGTGAATGCTAATGACAATTCTCCAAGCCAGCAGCCACAGCAGCCGCAACCGAAACCCCAGCAGTTAGGGCCACCTATATCTCCCAAGCCTCTGTTCTTGAATTGCCCCAGCCCTCTGTCTCAGAAACAGGTGGTGAGCTCAGAATCGTTGAAGACCAGCCCAGGAATGGTAGAAGGGGTTCTGAAACACCCAACGGCCAACACTGTAGATAAGCCTCAGATAAGCACAGTCAAGAGACTTGAGTCTTCAGTCGTCCAGGAGTCCAGCATTTCACTTAGTAAGAGTGTTGTGTTGCCCGCTGCATTGCCTAAAGTCTCTCCACCAATCACCATAACAGAGGCTCCTAAGGCAGTGGTGTCTCCCACAGAGAAGGCCCTTAGTGAGGCCACCAATCAACCCAGAGATCAGCCCAGACCCAAGTATGAGGAAATGGAAGAGGAGGCCTTCCTGAGCCCTGACCTCCCTGGAGAGGAAGGCCCTCCGCCCCCAGACAACATCGCCTTCATGATCACCAACACCAAGGTCCAGGCCCTGTCCTGTGGGGAATACCAGGAGCTGGTCAATGCCAAACGGGGCATCCAGACTGTGACTGTGGGGGGGGGACCTGGGAACCGGGACATGACCCACACCACCCCGGGCAGCGACGGCGGCAGCTCGGTGGGGTCGCAGGACGACAGCTTCAACAACAAGAAGCCGGTCATCATCATCTTTGACGAGCCCATGGACATCCGCTCGGCCTACAAGCGCCTGTCCACGGTGTTTGAGTgtgaggaggagctggagagcATGCTGGCCGCGGAGCGCATAGACGAGGAGGACGAGGAGTCGGAAGAGACATGGGGGAGCAGCGGCGGACTGCAGGTAAAGGTCAGGcccgaggggggagagagggcggCTGGTCCCATGGCCGTCAAGGCCCCCAGCGGCGCTCTTTGCTCTTCCAGTAGTAGCTTGTCGCACTCTTCCTCCTCGTCTGCGGAGCTCACCGAATCGTCCAGCGAAGGCAAGACAGACGGGAAGAAGAAGTTCAAGTTCAAGTTTCCCAAGAAGCAGCTGGCCGCTCTGTCGCAAGCCATCCGCACAGGCACCAAGACAGGTAAGAAGACGCTGCAGGTGGTGGTGTACGAGGACGAGGAGGAGTCAGACGGCACAGTCCGACAGCACAAGGAGGCCAAGAGGTTTGAGATCCAAAGCCGCTCCAAACAATCTGTTCttccaccagacatgtcacccaaggCCCAGGCTCCAGCTGTAGTAAAGCGGGAGCATTCAGATTCCCAAGGCAGGACGGACGAGATCCGGAAGAGCACCTACAAGACCCTGGACAGCCTGGAGCAGACCATCAAGCAGCTAGAGACCACCATCAGTGAGATGGGCCCCGCAAGGCCCCACCAGGAGGAACCAGTGAGGAGTGCAGCCAGCGTGGAGCCCCAGGCTGGGTGTGTCTCGAATGGGGAGAGTGGAGGCCTGAAGAGGTCCTTATCACTCCCTTCTAAGAGTTCACTCCCCAAGGTCCCCCAGCCCAATAAGCCCTCCTCTCTGAGGAAGAAGACCAAACCTCAGCTCCTCCCCAGGCCAGCCGCCCTCCCCACCGCCACCATCACCCCCAGCCAACAG AACGCAACCAGTGTCGCTTCCCCTACTAGTCGGATGCCAGTGCCCATGTCTGCGAAGTCCAGGCAGTCGCCAGGGACTACTACTGACAAAGCAGGAAAACAGCAAAAGCTACAGGACAGCGCTCAGAGGCAGTTCCGACAG GCTAACGGAAGCGCTAAAAGAGCAGGGGAGGGTCATAAAACTACTTCCCCTACTATACCTGCCTCTAAAATTCCTGCTTTTTATCCTAGCTCTGCTAAAGGTAgctcctcccagtctgctccaaaCTCAGATGCTACTAACCCTATTAACCTTTTCCCCTCTTccaactcctcctcttccttcccccaCACCACCAAGTCCTCCATCCCGTCCCCTTACGCCCCCCGCCACCCTGGCTCAgccctccccacctcctcccacatcccctccctctctaacgGTTCCTCCCTCAAACTCCCCAAGCCCTCTCACACAGGTAAAGCTCTCTCGTTTTCCTCGCAGACTCAAAACGGCCGAgcaccctcctcttccttctcctcctcctccccctcccctctgtcgCCCACCCCGTTGGGCCCGGGTGTGAAGAGCATCCGTACCATACACACCCCCAGCTTCACCAGCTACAGGCCCCAGAATGGCAGCAGCGGCAAATCCTGCATCCCAACCGCCACAGCAGCCAAGGACTCCACTTAG